The Tripterygium wilfordii isolate XIE 37 chromosome 5, ASM1340144v1, whole genome shotgun sequence genome window below encodes:
- the LOC119998736 gene encoding myosin-binding protein 2, producing MAANRFATIMHRNCNKITLVLVYAILEWILIALLLLNSLFSYLLIKFADYFGLKRPCIWCSRIDHVFDPKKGKCSYRDLVCESHASEISKLGFCSRHGKLAESLDLCEDCSSSVENGEMSTRCSCCGGDLDTNFYLGKLSWRVLDYTHKGNLISEGADDDKDDEGECPDLPNHEQGIGEIQIGKRQVEVEENSSCSVSNSDCKEVVTSEEIKEDLIFEKEQDRLKEDDSNLFMHDQSRDHPITEVGNAPAETLPQHLEFFIDQDDCHLIPVDDLIIVENPTPRTKKEEKGICSDEDLIFEFGKHFESQLEEKEPILSGHGSEEKPKDAVFESIEFGEYVSSPVLVFQGDLSKEECEQITTIQAPSVDENDVQESTERAVEEMGLDASLESDEAIQMQNDEIEVEVSIGTDIPDQELIDDIQCQEDPAPTSNAEFSGDDECRSKRAEEDLVEFKTITVQTRELVMNNHLSFSSELDENIEEDNIPDTPSSVDNLHHLHRKLLVLERRNSGMEDSLDGGSVLSDIEGGGDGVLTTEKLKSALKAERKALNALFAELEEERSASAVAASQTMAMINRLQEEKAAMQMEALQYQRMMEEQSEYDQEALQLLNDLIVKREKEKAELEKELETYRKKIQLYEEKERILLSGRKKGFSPRSVTTSASCSNAEDSDGLSIDFNHETKEEDNLDNHQEIGNQNTPPDEALYLEESLANFEEERLSILEELKVLEEKLFTLDGDSDEDEQHFEDIKPVEHLSHKENGNGYIEHIDYSNEVNGVIANGHSKETNGKHHQERRIKAKRLLPLFDATDDAISEEDQSNGYTEGNKKPALEEEVDHVYERLQALEADREFLKHCITSLSKGDKGVYLLQEILQHLRDLRSVEVRVKNMENGALH from the exons ATGGCTGCCAACAGGTTTGCTACCATCATGCACAGAAACTGTAACAAGATCACACTTGTTCTTGTCTACGCTATTCTCGAATGGATTTTGATTGCTCTCCTTCTTCTCAATTCTCTCTTCTCTTATCTACTAATCAAATTCGCTGATTACTTTGGCCTTAAAAGGCCCTGCATCTGGTGTTCTAGGATTGATCATGTTTTTGACCCTAAAAAGGGCAAGTGTTCTTACAGAGATCTTGTGTGTGAATCTCATGCCAGTGAGATTTCCAAATTGGGTTTCTGCTCAAGACATGGAAAGTTGGCTGAATCGCTGGATTTGTGCGAGGATTGCTCTTCCTCAGTTGAAAATGGTGAGATGAGTACCAGGTGTTCTTGCTGTGGTGGAGACTTGGACACAAATTTCTATCTAGGCAAGCTTTCTTGGAGGGTTTTGGACTATACCCATAAAGGAAATTTGATCTCAGAAGGAGCAGATGATGATAAAGACGATGAAGGAGAATGTCCTGATCTACCAAATCACGAACAGGGGATCGGAGAAATTCAGATTGGAAAAAGACAAGTGGAGGTAGAAGAGAACTCTTCATGTTCTGTTTCTAATTCTGATTGCAAAGAAGTGGTGACTAGTGAGGAGATTAAAGAAGATCTGATTTTCGAAAAGGAGCAAGATCGATTAAAGGAAGATGActcaaatttgtttatgcaTGATCAATCTCGTGATCATCCGATAACTGAAGTTGGAAATGCTCCTGCTGAAACTCTGCCTCAGCATCTGGAGTTCTTCATTGATCAAGATGATTGTCATTTAATCCCGGTCGATGACTTGATTATTGTAGAAAACCCAACTCCaaggacaaaaaaagaagaaaagggaatcTGCAGTGATGAAGATCTTATTTTTGAGTTTGGTAAGCATTTTGAGTCACaattggaagagaaagagcCAATCCTTTCTGGCCATGGAAGTGAAGAGAaaccaaaagatgcagtctttgAATCAATTGAATTCGGGGAGTATGTTAGTTCTCCAGTTTTAGTTTTCCAAGGGGATTTGTCAAAGGAGGAATGTGAACAGATTACAACTATTCAAGCACCTTCtgttgatgaaaatgatgtTCAAGAAAGCACAGAAAGGGCAGTGGAAGAGATGGGTTTGGATGCTTCGCTAG AATCTGATGAAGCTATCCAAATGCAAAACGATGAAATCGAAGTAGAGGTCTCGATAGGGACGGACATTCCTGACCAGGAGCTGATTGATGATATACAATGTCAAGAAGATCCTGCTCCGACCAGCAATGCTGAATTTAGTGGAGATGACGAATGCC GTTCTAAACGAGCTGAGGAAGATCTAGTTGAATTTAAGACCATAACAGTTCAGACAAGGGAGCTAGTGATGAACAATCATTTATCATTCTCTTCAGAGCTTGATGAGAATATTGAGGAAGATAATATTCCTGACACTCCTAGTTCTGTCGACAATCTCCATCATTTACACAGAAAACTGCTGGTACTTGAAAGAAGAAACTCGGGAATGGAAGACTCTTTGGATGGAGGAAGTGTCCTTAGCGACATTGAGGGTGGTGGTGATGGAGTTTTGACAACGGAGAAGTTGAAGTCAGCTTTAAAGGCTGAACGCAAGGCTTTGAATGCTTTGTTTGCAGAACTGGAAGAAGAGAGGAGTGCATCTGCAGTAGCAGCAAGTCAAACAATGGCAATGATAAATAGGCTTCAAGAGGAGAAGGCAGCAATGCAGATGGAAGCTCTTCAATACCAGAGAATGATGGAAGAGCAATCCGAATATGACCAGGAAGCTTTGCAGCTTTTGAATGATCTAATAGTGAAGAGGGAGAAAGAGAAGGCCGAGCTCGAAAAGGAGCTTGAAACTTATCGAAAGAAAATACAACTATATGAGGAGAAGGAAAGAATTTTATTGTCAGGGAGAAAAAAAGGCTTTAGTCCCAGAAGCGTGACAACATCTGCATCTTGTAGCAATGCCGAGGACAGTGATGGACTATCTATTGATTTCAACCATGAAACCAAGGAAGAAGATAACTTGGACAACCATCAAGAAATCGGAAACCAGAATACGCCTCCGGACGAAGCTCTCTACTTGGAGGAGTCATTGGCAAACTTTGAAGAAGAGAGACTATCTATTCTAGAGGAGCTCAAGGTTTTGGAAGAGAAACTCTTCACATTAGATGGTGATTCTGATGAAGATGAACAACATTTCGAGGATATAAAGCCGGTTGAGCATTTGAGTCATAAAGAAAATGGTAATGGCTACATTGAGCATATTGATTATAGCAATGAAGTAAATGGGGTTATTGCAAATGGCCATTCAAAGGAAACAAATGGAAAACATCACCAAGAAAGAAGAATTAAGGCAAAGAGACTTTTGCCACTTTTCGATGCTACTGATGATGCAATATCTGAAGAAGATCAATCAAACGGATACACAGAAGGGAACAAGAAGCCTGCGCTTGAGGAGGAGGTTGACCATGTCTACGAAAGGCTACAAGCTCTCGAGGCAGATAGGGAGTTCCTAAAGCATTGCATCACCTCCTTGAGTAAAGGAGATAAAGGGGTATACCTTCTGCAGGAAATATTACAACATCTTCGCGATCTAAGGAGTGTTGAAGTTCGAGTAAAGAACATGGAGAATGGTGCTCTACATTGA
- the LOC119999039 gene encoding cysteine-rich receptor-like protein kinase 10, producing the protein MHLQNRSSAIWLLTNRLMMKLIERSLPGQREVNESRFLTRIFGQDRINPKLTFTFLVRSDPASFSSFPVFTPPQIPRTQISQKRSIRILEFSDSLFLHDLVFVNYSMEEMNKSKSFLHNLVKTFNKFVPYRERQSEEDLERMAAQEQKFFTFETLVSATKNFHPAHKLGEGGFGPVYRGKLDDGRGIAVKKLSHSSNQGRREFLNEAKSLARVQHRNVVNLLGYCIHDREKLLVYEYVANESLDKILFKSYRRAELDWKRRFDIINGIARGLLYLHEDSHCCIVHRDIKASNILLDGNWVPKIADFGMARIFPEDETHVNTRVAGTNGYMAPEYVLHGHLSVKADVFSFGVLVLELISGQRNSSFSLNVDAQNLLDWSYKLFKKGRSLEIMDSTMASSADAEQVAMCIHIGLLCTQGDPKLRLEMKRVVVMLSKKPGTLATPTRPGAPGSQRRRSHRPAALSSTAGTFSASEPGTFGSSTSTTTGSTSIQTISGGFDPHGKRPMPM; encoded by the exons ATGCACCTTCAGAATCGCTCTTCTGCAATTTGGCTTTTGACTAATCGCTTGATGATGAAACTAATTGAAAGATCCTTGCCTGGTCAACGCGAGGTCAACGAGTCTCGTTTTCTGACACGAATCTTTGGACAAGACCGTATCAATCCCAAGCTCACCTTCACCTTCCTCGTACGCTCGGACCCGGCTTCCTTCTCTAGTTTTCCTGTTTTCACCCCTCCTCAAATCCCAAGAACTCAAATCTCACAGAAAAGGAGCATCAGGATTTTGGAGTTTTCtgattctctctttcttcatgaCCTTGTTTTTGTCAATTACTCCATGGAAGAAATGAACAAGTCCAAGAGTTTCCTGCATAATTTAGTCAAGACATTCAACAAGTTTGTGCCCTATCGAG AGAGACAGAGTGAGGAGGACTTGGAGAGGATGGCTGCACAGGAACAGAAGTTCTTTACTTTTGAAACATTAGTCTCTGCCACTAAAAATTTCCACCCAGCACACAAACTTGGTGAAGGTGGTTTTGGACCTGTTTACAGG GGAAAGTTGGATGATGGAAGAGGTATTGCTGTGAAGAAGTTGTCACATAGTTCAAATCAGGGAAGGAGAGAGTTCTTGAATGAGGCAAAGTCATTGGCAAGAGTGCAACACCGGAATGTTGTGAATTTGTTAGGATATTGTATACATGACAGAGAGAAGCTACTGGTTTATGAATATGTGGCTAATGAAAGCCTTGACAAGATACTCTTCA AATCCTACAGACGAGCAGAGCTTGACTGGAAGCGAAGATTTGACATAATCAACGGTATTGCGCGGGGATTGCTTTACCTTCATGAAGATTCGCACTGCTGCATTGTCCACCGTGACATCAAGGCGAGCAATATTTTGTTGGATGGCAATTGGGTTCCCAAAATTGCTGATTTTGGCATGGCCCGGATCTTCCCTGAAGATGAGACGCATGTAAACACTCGCGTAGCTGGTACCAA TGGTTATATGGCTCCGGAGTATGTCTTGCACGGGCATCTATCGGTGAAGGCTGATGTATTTAGCTTTGGTGTGCTGGTTTTGGAGCTGATCAGTGGCCAGAGGAATTCGAGTTTTAGTCTCAATGTCGACGCACAGAATCTTCTTGATTGG TCATATAAACTGTTCAAGAAAGGGAGGAGCTTGGAGATTATGGACTCAACAATGGCATCATCGGCAGATGCGGAACAAGTAGCAATGTGCATTCATATAGGGTTGCTATGCACACAAGGTGATCCAAAATTACGCCTCGAAATGAAGAGAGTGGTAGTTATGCTATCAAAGAAGCCTGGCACTCTAGCTACACCGACGAGACCTGGAGCACCTGGTTCTCAACGCAGAAGATCTCATAGGCCTGCAGCATTGTCTTCGACGGCTGGAACCTTCAGTGCATCCGAACCTGGTACATTTGGTTCAAGCACAAGTACTACCACTGGAAGCACTTCAATCCAAACAATCTCTGGAGGATTTGATCCACATGGAAAACGACCCATGCCAATGTAG
- the LOC119998874 gene encoding HMG-Y-related protein B-like has protein sequence METDEATNLQLLPPAPPQTQEQQQPSILPQYQNLIMAAIEALNDPNGSNKSAISKQIEDTYPDLPASHSKLLSDHLSKMKQIGQLVMVKNNYMKPDPNAPPKRGRGRPPKPKEPLPPGAELPPARPRGRPPKPRDPFAPAPPAKPKSSSSGTGRPRGRPPKRAKTAASAPDSGAVTRGRGRPPKVKPAVEPVGC, from the exons ATGGAAACCGATGAAGCCACTAACCTGCAACTTCTTCCTCCAGCTCCTCCACAGACACAAGAACAACAACAGCCTTCCATTCTTCCTCAGTATCAAAAC CTGATAATGGCGGCGATCGAGGCGTTGAACGACCCGAACGGCTCCAACAAATCGGCAATCTCGAAGCAGATCGAGGATACGTACCCGGATCTCCCTGCTTCTCACTCGAAACTCCTCTCGGACCACCTCAGCAAGATGAAGCAGATTGGTCAGCTCGTGATGGTCAAGAACAACTACATGAAGCCGGACCCGAACGCGCCACCTAAACGCGGCCGTGGGCGCCCTCCCAAGCCGAAGGAGCCTCTCCCTCCCGGAGCTGAGCTACCACCAGCTAGGCCTCGCGGCCGTCCTCCGAAGCCCAGGGACCCTTTCGCCCCAGCTCCGCCTGCTAAGCCCAAGTCTTCTTCATCTGGTACTGGGAGACCACGTGGACGACCTCCAAAGAGGGCCAAGACAGCAGCTTCAGCTCCAGATAGTGGCGCGGTTACAAGAGGGAGAGGTAGGCCGCCGAAGGTGAAGCCGGCTGTGGAGCCAGTTGGGTGTTGA
- the LOC119998447 gene encoding phosphoglucomutase, cytoplasmic-like → MVMFKVSRVETTPYDSQKPGTSGLRKKVKVFIQPHYLQNFVQSTFNALSAEKVRGATLVVSGDGRYFSKDAIQIITRMAAANGVRRVWIGQNGLLSTPAVSAVIRERVGVDGSRATGGFILTASHNPGGPHEDFGIKYNMENGGPAPEGITDQIYENTKTIKEYLIAEDLDVDISTIGVTSFSGPEGQFNVEVFDSASDYVKLMKSIFDFESIRKLLTSPKFSFCYDAMHGVGGAYAKPIFVEELGAQESSLLNCTPKEDFGGGHPDPNLTYAKELVVRMGLGKSDSQGEPPEFGAASDGDADRNMILGKRFFVTPSDSVAIIAANAVEAIPYFSAGLKGVARSMPTSAALDVVAKHLNLKFFEVPTGWKFFGNLMDAGLCSVCGEESFGTGSDHIREKDGIWAVLAWLSILAHKNKGKLDGDNKLVSVEDIVCQHWAAYGRHYYTRYDYENVDAGAAKELMAHLVKLQSSLPKVNDIVKGIRSDVSKVIHADEFEYKDSVDGSISKHQGIRYLFEDGSRLIFRLSGTGSEGATIRLYIEQYEKDPSKTGRESQEALAPLVEVALKLSKMQEFTGRSAPTVIT, encoded by the exons ATGGTGATGTTCAAGGTTTCTCGAGTGGAGACGACGCCGTACGACAGCCAAAAGCCTGGCACTTCTGGTCTCCGCAAGAAG GTGAAAGTTTTCATCCAACCACACTACTTGCAGAACTTTGTTCAGTCAACATTCAATGCCCTTTCAGCTGAAAAAGTCCGAG GTGCAACTCTTGTTGTTTCTGGTGATGGCCGATATTTCTCGAAGGATGCCATTCAG ATCATAACTAGGATGGCAGCTGCTAATGGTGTAAGACGTGTTTGGATTGGTCAAAATGGACTGCTTTCAACTCCAGCCGTATCTGCTGTTATTCGTGAAAGGGTTGGAGTAGAT GGATCCAGGGCAACAGGAGGATTTATATTGACTGCAAGCCACAATCCAGGTGGTCCTCATGAG GACTTTGGAATAAAATATAACATGGAAAATGGTGGACCTGCTCCTGAGGGAATCACGGATCAGATCTACGAGAACACTAAAACTATCAAGGAGTACTTAATTGCAGAAGATCTTGAT GTGGATATCAGCACAATAGGTGTCACCAGCTTTAGCGGGCCTGAGGGGCAGTTCAAtgttgaagtctttgattcagcAAGTGACTATGTAAAGTTGATGAA GTCAATCTTTGACTTCGAATCCATTCGGAAGCTACTGACATCTCCAAAATTTAGTTTCTG TTATGACGCAATGCATGGAGTTGGTGGAGCTTACGCGAAACCTATTTTTGTGGAAGAGCTTGGTGCACAAGAGAGCTCGTTGTTGAACTGCACACCCAAG GAGGACTTTGGGGGAGGGCATCCTGATCCAAATCTTACTTATGCCAAGGAGTTGGTTGTCCGTATGGGATTGGGAAAATCAGATTCTCAAGGTGAACCACCAGAGTTTGGTGCTGCATCTGATGGTGATGCAGATCGTAATATGATCCTTGGTAAAAG GTTTTTCGTTACGCCATCAGACTCTGTTGCTATCATTGCTGCAAATGCAGTTGAAGCAATACCGTATTTCTCTGCTGGTCTGAAGGGGGTTGCCAG GAGCATGCCAACATCAGCAGCTCTTGATGTTGTAGCTAAACAtctgaatttgaaattttttgag GTACCCACTGGTTGGAAGTTTTTTGGAAATCTGATGGATGCTGGATTATGTTCAGTATGTGGAGAAGAAAGTTTTGGAACTG GCTCTGACCATATACGTGAGAAAGATGGGATTTGGGCAGTTTTGGCTTGGCTATCCATACTTGCCCACAAAAATAAGGGAAAACTTGATGGAGATAATAAACTTGTCAGTGTTGAAGATATAGTTTGCCAGCATTGGGCTGCATATGGTCGCCACTACTATACCCGATATGACTATGAG AATGTGGATGCAGGCGCCGCAAAGGAATTAATGGCACATTTAGTCAAACTGCAGTCTTCCCTTCCGAAAGTGAATGA TATTGTGAAGGGGATACGTTCTGATGTGTCAAAGGTGATCCATGCTGATGAGTTCGAGTACAAGGATTCTGTTGATGGTTCTATCTCGAAGCACCAGGGTATTCGTTATTTGTTTGAGGATGGTTCTCGATTG ATCTTCCGCCTCTCAGGAACTGGCTCAGAAGGTGCAACCATTCGTCTATACATCGAGCAGTATGAAAAGGATCCATCAAAGACTGGGAGGGAATCTCAAGAAGCACTTGCTCCTCTT GTGGAGGTTGCTCTGAAGCTTTCTAAGATGCAGGAATTCACCGGACGATCTGCACCAACTGTAATTACATAA